In Leptolyngbya sp. 'hensonii', the genomic stretch ATTCAGGATGTCGCCCCAGCAGTTCCATTGCCAGGTATCGCTGACCGTCCGGGACAAGGCCCGCAACGAGCCGGGAACATCACTCCGCAGGTATTCCGCGATCGCCGTCAGCCCAAACTGCCCAGGGGCCACTTCCGTGAAGATCCCCACACTGGCCAAGGCCCGCAGCACCCGGTATAAATGGGGTGCTTGCGCCCCACTGGCCTGGGCGAGTTCATCCACCGATCGAACTCCCCCCTGGAGCAGATCTGCAATCCCCAGAGAGGCTGCAACATAGATGGATTGGGTCACCCACATGCCCGTAATCATTTGCATCAGGGCCAAGCCCGGTGGCACTTCCCGAACCTGCTGCTGCGAGGAGAGGCGGTGCTCTGCGAAATAGGCCAGGGTTTCAGGCTTGACCCAACCCCGATCGACCCAGATCTGATCCAGAGGCACCCCCGTGTTTTCCTGGTCGGTCCTACTGGCGTCTAATTGCTCGGGGGTCAGCAACCCCGCTTCTACTAAGGTATACCCCAATTGCTGCAGGGCGATCGCCTGCCCATGGGTATGCTCGAACGACTCAGCTACTCCCTGGGGGGAATCGATGTCTAGTCTTCCAGTCATTATGGGTGGAACGCCTCCGATGACAACAGATTCTTAGGAATGAGAATTAAATAACACCGATAAACTCCTGATTGCCCTCACCCCCCTGCCCCCTCTCCCGGCGGGAGAGGGGGAGGGGTTGGGGGTTGGGGGTGAGGGCTGAAAATCTCGGAGTTATTAAATCCACGATCCTTAGCCCAAAGACCCAGCTTTTGTTGGGACGATCGTAAAACTGTCACTGAGGTATTTGCTTCCTCGCAATAGGAATGTATACTTACTATTGTGTGAGGAGTGAATAAGCGAAGAGGCCCTTGGAGTCGAAACACGGCAAGACGTCCAAGGGCCTTTTTATGTGAATTTTGCGGCTTTGCTGAATGCAAATATGAATTACCCTCATCCCCAACCCTTCTCCCGCAGGAGAAGGGAGCTAAAACGCTTGTTCCCTCTCCTTTGGGAGAGGGCTAGGGAGAGGGCTGCATAAGGCTCAAGCACGAAAATCATACTTCTATTCAGCAACGCCAATTTTGCCTGGGATTGAGATCTCCAGCTTCTCTGAGTCGTCAGCGATTTGAGCCTCCTTACCCTGTAGCCCCTTGGATGAGGGCCAATCCTTCCTGGGCAGGGGCATAGTTGGGATCGAATGAAAGAGCCAGCTTAAATGCCTCGGCGGCTCTGGCATCATCTTTCAAGTGCAGGTAAAGGAGCCCCAAATCATAGGCTGGCCAGAGGGTCATGAAGGCCCGATCGAAGGGCTCATGCTGCTGATAGGTGCCGTCCCGGCCCAGTTGTAGGCATTGCTCAAAATAAGCCGTTGCCCCCAGGGGAAATCCCAATTCCTGCAGGAGGCGACCCGCCAGATGTACCAGAGGCGGATAGGTTGGGAACCACTCTAAGCCCCGGCGGCAGACCAGGAGCGCCGTTTCAAAATCCTGCTGATGTTGCAACAGATCATCCCCGATCGCAAATAAGATCGCGGACAGGCGAGTCTTATCTCTGGGGGGCTCACCCGTCAAAAGATGGGGACTGAGGCGCTCAAAAGCTTCGGACAGACAACTTTGGGCCGCTTCCAACTGATTGCTGCGCAGGTAGGCATCGGATAGGGTCAGCAGCAGGAGCAAGGTCATCTCACCCGATAGGCGAATCCGCTCCAGCATGGGAATATCCCGCTGCAAGGTTTTCTGGTCCAGTAATCTTTCCTCATAGCCATAGTGCAAAATCTGTAGCCCCGTCAGCTCGCGGGTCCGGGCGGAGCCGACAAAACTGTCCTGATAGCGCAGGCTTTCGTGATAGCGGCCCGCATACCGGAGAGCTGGCGTATGGCGGAATAGCCGCATAGTGCTGAGGGGCGTAATCGGCTGATTGACATCGGTCAGTTGTAGCCAGTAGGCCATGGTCTCCGCCTCTGGGGCAACCTGGCTGCGCCAATCCGCCCAGTCCACCACCAGTTCTTCATCCGCATCCAGAGTCAGAATCCAATCCCCGGAGACCTGGTCGATCGCAAAATTACGCGCTGCTGCAAAATCATCGCACCAGGAAAAGAATGCCACCCTCGCCCCATACTGACGGGCGATCTCCACAGTACGATCGCTGGAACCCGTGTCCACCACCACCAGTTCATCGACATGGGGTTTCACGCTGGCCAGACAACGGGCCAGATGCTGCTGTTCATTCTTGACAATCATGCAGAAAGAGAGGGAAGAACTTGCCAGAGACCCGGGAAGAGGTGCCATAGTTGATCTGCGAATTGGGAATTATGATGATCGGAAAATCGCCATCATTTCAGAGGGGAGATCGTAATGGAAAATAAGATATCAGAAGCTGAGCTGGAGTCGATGCGGCAGCAGTTTGAGGCAGCTCCCTATCCCAAGGTTCCGCTAGAGGAATCCCCTCGACCTTACTACTATGTTTTATTCCAGAATAGCCTGGTGACTCCCTATTACCTGCGCCATCAAAAGGTGATTGACCCGGCAGGCAAAATGATTCTGGATGTGGGCTGCGGCAGTGGATATACTTCACTGGTGTTGGCTGAGGCCAACCCTGGAGCCCAGATTTATGGTGTTGATCTGTCGGAAAAGTCCGTTGAACTGGCCCGCAAACGCCTGGAGTACCACGGCTTCCAGGAGGCCCAATTTCAACCTCTCTCCATTTACGATCTCCCTGATTTGAATCTGAAGTTTGACTATATCAACTGCAGTGATGTCCTTTACCTGATTCCGGATCAGTTGCAGGGGCTGCAGGCGATGAAAGCGGTGCTGAAACCCGATGGCATCATTCGCGTGAATGTTCACAGCTACGCGAATCGGTTTTACATGTTTCAGATGCAGAGAATGTTCGAGTTTATGGGGTTGATGAATGGCCCGATCGGCAAGGAAGAAATTGACATTGCCCAATCGGTGATGGATGCCGTGAAGGACAACATCATCCTCAAATCCATGACCTGGCGGGTGCAGGATGGGGCTGAGGAGCGGATGAGGGCCAATGGCCTGTTGCAAGGAGACAAGGGATTTACGATACGTGAGGTCTTCTCCCTCTTAAATGCCTCTGACCTGGAGTTCATCAGTATGGTGGAGTGGCATAAGTGGAACCTGATGGACCTGTTCAAAGAACCCGATAATTTACCGCCCTTCCTGGCCATGAGCCTGCCGGAATGTTCGATCGAAGATCAACTCTATCTGTTTGAGCTGTTGGAACCCAAGTTCAGGCTGATCGATTTCTGGTGTGGGCATACTGGCGAAAGTTCAACGATCGGGCCTGTGGCTGAATGGACAGATGACGATTGGCGACAGGCCCAGATCCATCTGCATCCCCAATTTAAGACCCATAAATTTAAAGAAGGGCTGACCAACTGTGTCAACTTTCAGCAAATGGTTGAACTGGGGCAATACTTGCCTGGCCGCTTTGAGATGCCCATTTTCCTGGAGAGTAGTATTACCAGTTGCCTGTTGCTTCTATGGGAGGGGGGACAATCGATGGAGGCTCTGGTCAAGTACTGGCTCACGATTCGGCCCGTTGATCCCATTACCCTAAGCCCGATTCAAGAGGAGGTTGCCTTCAGTCAATTGCGCCAGTTTCTGAAGAACCTGGCCGATATCTCCTGTATCCTGCCGGAACGGGTCGGTTAGCGCTAAAACCAGAACCCCAGTTTCTTCAGGCAGATCTGATCAGAAACCGGGGTTCTGCAACAAAACCGGACTGATGAACTAGTGGGGCACCGTCACTCCTAAGACTGGACCAGTCTCAGCAGTTCTGAGGGCAGGAGCAGAGAGGGCCTGGGAGAACAGGGTCGCTGGAGATTGCTGAGCCACCAGCGGTAAGGATATGCGCGCCTGGGCAGCGATCGCCACGGTTTTTACATCGTAGGTCTGGTTGGCCAGTTTGGGGTAAAAGCCAATCCCAATAATGGGAACCAGCAAACAGGTCATGATGAAGACTTCCCTTGGCTTGGCATCCTTCAGCAGGCCCTGGGAAACCAGTTCCGCCCGCTCCGGTCCGTAGAAGACCTGCCGTAGCATGGACAGCAGATAGATGGGCGTCAGAATCAATCCTACGGCTGCCAGCAGCACAACCACCGTTTTGAACATGGGGGTGTAAGCTTCACTGGTGGTCAGCCCCAGAAAGACGGTCAGTTCACCCACAAAGCCGCACATGCCGGGCAGGGCCAGGGAGGCCAGAGAGCCTGCGGTAAACATGGCAAACAACTTGGGCATCTGACGGGCCATGCCCCCCATCTGCTCCATGTCCAGGGTGTGGGTGCGATCGTAGGCCACCCCCGTGAGGAAGAACAGGGCCGCCGCAATCAAACCGTGGGAAATCATCTGGAGCAATGCCCCACTCACCCCCAGATCGGTGAAGGACGCGATCCCAATCAGGACAAAGCCCATGTGGGAAATCGAAGAGTAGGCCATGCGGCGTTTCAAGTTGGACTGGGCGAAAGCAGTCAGGGCTGCGTAGATGATATTGACCACACCCAGAATGGCCAGAACAGGGGCAAAGTAAACATGGGCATCAGGTAGGATCTCCATGTTCATCCGCATCAGGGCATAGCCCCCCATCTTCAGCATTACGCCAGCCAGGAGCATGGAAACCGGAGCAGGAGCCTCGCTGTGGGCATCGGGTAACCAGGTATGAAGCGGGAAAATGGGCAACTTTACCCCGTAAGCAATCAACAATCCGGCGTAAACGAGCAATTGGAAAGGCAGGGAGTAGTCCTTCAGACTCAACTCCTGCAGGTTGAAGGTGAAGTGATCTCCGTAAAAAGCCATGGCCAGACCCGCAATCAGAATGAAGATGGATCCGATCGCGGTATACAGAATAAACTTTGTGGCAGCGTAGAGGCGTTTCTGGCCACCCCAGATAGCGATAAGCAGGTAAACGGGGACCAACTCAATTTCCCAGAGGAAAAAGAACATCAGCAGGTCTTGAGCCACAAAGACCCCAATCTGGGCACTGTACATGACCAGCATCAGGACGTAGAACAGTCGCCGCTTGTGGACAATCGGCCAGGCAGCCAGAATCGCCAGGGTGGTCACCAGACCCGTCAACACCACCAGAGGCATCGAGAGCCCATCCACAGCCACAGACCAGTGGAGACCCATTTGGGGGATCCAGGGGTAGGATTCGGTTAGCTGAAAGCCTGGATTTGCGAGGTCGTACTGACTCCAGAAAGCATAGATGGTTAGAACAAAGTCGAGCAGGCCAACTGTCAGGGCATATAGTCGTACAGTCTTACCCTGTTTGTCGGGAATCAGAGGGATGGGCAAAGCTGCAATCAGGGGCAGCAGAACAATTACAGTCAACCAGGGGAATTGCATACTCATGATGAGGACCTACAGAAGGGTCTTCACAAAAGACATGAAACGGGCTAAATCAAACCGTCACAAGGTTTAAAGGAAAGTCTGCCAACTGAAGAGAGATCAGGCTTTGCTGAATACAAATATGAATTACCCTCATCCCCAACCCTTCTCCCGCAGGAGAAGGGAGCTAAAACTCTTGTTCCCTCTCCTTTGGGAGAGGGCTAGGGTGAGGGCTGCATAAGGCTCAAGCACGAAAATCATACTTCTATTCAGCAACGCCAGAGATCAGACTTGGAGCGTCAAAATAACCAGTACATGCACTCGGATCGAGTAGATGCACATAGTTAACTTCTATATCTCTATGTAAATTAATGTAAATTAAACTCCCTAAGTTGTAGCAATTCTGGGGCAGGAGTGACCACTGTAATCTCGCTTATATTGCGGAATCTTTACAATTTATCCAAAAATATAGAAGTTGAACCAATTTCTACAGGGCGTTTACTCACAGATTGTGTATGCTAGCTGACCTGATGGGGAGATTTGCCCCATAAAAAGACCGGGCCTATTCACTTGCCCTGAAGCAGGATGAATAAACCCGGTCCTTAATGTTGGGGTCGATTGCGATCGGCAGAATTAC encodes the following:
- a CDS encoding class I SAM-dependent methyltransferase, whose product is MENKISEAELESMRQQFEAAPYPKVPLEESPRPYYYVLFQNSLVTPYYLRHQKVIDPAGKMILDVGCGSGYTSLVLAEANPGAQIYGVDLSEKSVELARKRLEYHGFQEAQFQPLSIYDLPDLNLKFDYINCSDVLYLIPDQLQGLQAMKAVLKPDGIIRVNVHSYANRFYMFQMQRMFEFMGLMNGPIGKEEIDIAQSVMDAVKDNIILKSMTWRVQDGAEERMRANGLLQGDKGFTIREVFSLLNASDLEFISMVEWHKWNLMDLFKEPDNLPPFLAMSLPECSIEDQLYLFELLEPKFRLIDFWCGHTGESSTIGPVAEWTDDDWRQAQIHLHPQFKTHKFKEGLTNCVNFQQMVELGQYLPGRFEMPIFLESSITSCLLLLWEGGQSMEALVKYWLTIRPVDPITLSPIQEEVAFSQLRQFLKNLADISCILPERVG
- a CDS encoding glycosyltransferase; this encodes MAPLPGSLASSSLSFCMIVKNEQQHLARCLASVKPHVDELVVVDTGSSDRTVEIARQYGARVAFFSWCDDFAAARNFAIDQVSGDWILTLDADEELVVDWADWRSQVAPEAETMAYWLQLTDVNQPITPLSTMRLFRHTPALRYAGRYHESLRYQDSFVGSARTRELTGLQILHYGYEERLLDQKTLQRDIPMLERIRLSGEMTLLLLLTLSDAYLRSNQLEAAQSCLSEAFERLSPHLLTGEPPRDKTRLSAILFAIGDDLLQHQQDFETALLVCRRGLEWFPTYPPLVHLAGRLLQELGFPLGATAYFEQCLQLGRDGTYQQHEPFDRAFMTLWPAYDLGLLYLHLKDDARAAEAFKLALSFDPNYAPAQEGLALIQGATG
- a CDS encoding NAD(P)H-quinone oxidoreductase subunit 4, whose translation is MSMQFPWLTVIVLLPLIAALPIPLIPDKQGKTVRLYALTVGLLDFVLTIYAFWSQYDLANPGFQLTESYPWIPQMGLHWSVAVDGLSMPLVVLTGLVTTLAILAAWPIVHKRRLFYVLMLVMYSAQIGVFVAQDLLMFFFLWEIELVPVYLLIAIWGGQKRLYAATKFILYTAIGSIFILIAGLAMAFYGDHFTFNLQELSLKDYSLPFQLLVYAGLLIAYGVKLPIFPLHTWLPDAHSEAPAPVSMLLAGVMLKMGGYALMRMNMEILPDAHVYFAPVLAILGVVNIIYAALTAFAQSNLKRRMAYSSISHMGFVLIGIASFTDLGVSGALLQMISHGLIAAALFFLTGVAYDRTHTLDMEQMGGMARQMPKLFAMFTAGSLASLALPGMCGFVGELTVFLGLTTSEAYTPMFKTVVVLLAAVGLILTPIYLLSMLRQVFYGPERAELVSQGLLKDAKPREVFIMTCLLVPIIGIGFYPKLANQTYDVKTVAIAAQARISLPLVAQQSPATLFSQALSAPALRTAETGPVLGVTVPH